A region of Haladaptatus cibarius D43 DNA encodes the following proteins:
- a CDS encoding alkaline phosphatase family protein has product MNISDTVRRVRRGLREPHLVVRELNKYYYQQKGPDEDGVEFFDEDWDNLIILDACRYDTFEKTHKLPGELQSRQTNSSSTPDFLYTYFDGADLRDTVYVTANPQLYRKRDRVDVKLHKVINIWQDEGWDEEFRTVRPETVTEIAEQAAEEFPNKRIVVHFIQPHYPFIGPTGKKYLDLDSLDFWNRVMAGEVDVPIDVLYKAYEENLEMVYPHVEQLLNTFKGKTVVTADHGEAFGERSWPLPMAEYGHPNGIYIPQLTTVPWLVHQNGDRRTITTGEEGEDMDEVSVDVEQRLQDLGYA; this is encoded by the coding sequence ATGAATATCTCTGATACGGTTCGACGTGTTCGTCGTGGTCTCAGGGAACCACATCTGGTCGTTCGAGAACTGAATAAGTACTACTACCAGCAGAAAGGTCCCGACGAAGACGGGGTCGAGTTCTTCGACGAAGACTGGGACAACCTCATTATTCTCGATGCGTGTAGATACGATACGTTCGAGAAAACACACAAACTCCCCGGGGAACTCCAGTCGAGACAGACCAATTCGAGTTCAACTCCTGACTTCCTCTACACGTATTTCGACGGTGCAGACCTTCGTGATACGGTTTACGTGACTGCTAACCCGCAGTTGTATCGCAAGCGTGACAGAGTCGATGTGAAACTCCACAAAGTTATCAACATCTGGCAAGACGAGGGTTGGGACGAAGAGTTTAGAACGGTTCGCCCGGAGACGGTCACTGAAATCGCGGAACAAGCCGCCGAGGAGTTCCCAAACAAGCGAATCGTCGTCCACTTTATTCAGCCACACTACCCGTTCATCGGGCCGACTGGGAAGAAATACCTCGACCTCGACTCGCTCGACTTTTGGAACCGCGTCATGGCTGGCGAGGTCGATGTCCCTATCGACGTTCTCTACAAGGCATACGAGGAGAACTTGGAAATGGTGTACCCTCACGTCGAGCAGTTGTTGAACACGTTCAAAGGAAAGACGGTCGTCACCGCAGACCACGGCGAAGCGTTCGGCGAACGGTCGTGGCCGCTTCCGATGGCCGAGTACGGCCACCCGAACGGTATTTACATCCCACAACTGACGACGGTTCCGTGGCTCGTCCATCAAAACGGCGACCGACGGACTATTACGACAGGGGAGGAAGGGGAAGATATGGACGAGGTATCGGTCGATGTCGAGCAACGTCTTCAGGATCTCGGCTACGCCTGA
- a CDS encoding FkbM family methyltransferase, protein MLDLERRAARSHLWNFCKRVGIAPVLATGYWHTKLALHLWSASVTVGGYTAEFAADTRTEYQRATSLVGERAVVESLLSDVQESDVLYDIGANIGTHTCFAGKRLESGTVVAFEPMPTNSVRLRHNLSANLPTSRWQVAELALSNEDGSGTLAVESENYGEGRHALSADGELEIDVVRGETLIEEGRYPAPDILKIDVEGAELQVLEGFDDRLADVRLVYAELHHNLSAEYGTSTEEIEAYLRDYGFEVERLGERPDAYHIRAVKSQN, encoded by the coding sequence ATGCTTGATTTGGAGCGCCGGGCCGCCCGAAGTCACCTGTGGAACTTCTGTAAACGGGTGGGTATCGCGCCAGTTCTCGCAACCGGTTATTGGCACACCAAGCTCGCGCTCCATCTCTGGTCCGCATCGGTCACTGTTGGTGGATATACGGCGGAATTTGCCGCGGACACGCGAACCGAGTATCAGCGCGCTACCTCTCTCGTCGGCGAACGCGCTGTCGTGGAGTCACTGCTCTCGGACGTTCAGGAGTCCGATGTGTTGTACGACATCGGTGCCAACATCGGAACTCACACCTGTTTCGCCGGGAAACGGCTGGAAAGCGGCACGGTCGTCGCATTCGAACCCATGCCGACCAACTCGGTTCGACTTCGGCACAACCTTTCTGCTAACCTCCCGACGAGTCGGTGGCAGGTCGCGGAACTCGCACTCTCGAACGAGGACGGTTCCGGTACGCTCGCAGTGGAAAGTGAGAATTACGGCGAGGGGCGACACGCTCTCTCGGCGGACGGCGAACTCGAAATCGACGTCGTTCGGGGTGAAACGCTGATAGAAGAGGGCCGCTACCCTGCACCGGATATTCTCAAAATCGACGTTGAGGGGGCGGAACTCCAAGTTCTCGAAGGATTCGATGATCGACTGGCAGACGTCCGTCTCGTCTACGCGGAACTCCACCACAACCTGAGTGCGGAGTACGGAACCTCGACGGAAGAAATCGAAGCATATCTCCGTGACTACGGATTCGAAGTCGAGCGACTCGGCGAGCGTCCGGACGCCTATCACATCCGCGCCGTCAAATCGCAAAACTAG
- a CDS encoding oligosaccharide flippase family protein — translation MQRSILSGVISVAGTKVLTLVIGILTTPILYRLLEPAGVGVYTTVISVFSLFMILVSSGVTDGVRKFIAEERDMDCWEEYVVGFYFRLALLLAVVGSGILALATWSGVVGRIFGQQYELYFYLLTVMTIASQLRAYSRRTLMGFGLERYSEPLKVVQRVAFVVVALPLVYVMKDRGLLEIAVAGALVGKIAAATAVAVIGFYLIFRRVSLRSLLRPTPEDFPRRTMLTFNSLSIVLIFLLMSLYHVDILMLQALADNVQVGYYRAALKLAEFLWFVPLALQTVFVHSTSELWSNDRTEKISDLAARTTRYTFLLTAIMALGLAVLADIAVPVYFGSQYMPAVIPLLLLLPGALGFAVARPILAIAQGKGNLKYPIAATGTAATINLALNALLIPRYGMHGAAISTSIGYGLMFVFHLWSARKVGFDPLSDARLGRVFAATVLSFPPVFLFSRLLDVRLNLLGTEFPLSILIVPPLGLAVFLFFAFGTGALDFDEVFDMLSSLPEPICSRTEMLRNKVKKMSSNSMQQMMVVVGVLLFVSGIGYAFLDPGLGVLGDDSDNEPQMTTEPPETTTVTETTDGTTPTDSTTEEETTPESTTKPPSTTPPEETTEEAPDETTEETEEPSDPPSTTSTSAPPSTTSEPPETTSTAPPSTTSEPPTTTSTTPAETTTSTTSSTTSTTTSTTTEQTTTTTTTDTAGTNSTTQSNSLTQTETTQTGTAQTNTETTQSTTMTLGTEITSSTATTQTNTTDDGWFSVRL, via the coding sequence GTGCAACGAAGTATTCTAAGTGGCGTCATCTCGGTTGCCGGGACGAAAGTGCTCACGCTCGTTATCGGCATCCTTACGACTCCGATTCTGTATCGATTGCTGGAACCAGCAGGTGTCGGTGTGTACACGACCGTCATCTCGGTGTTCTCGCTGTTCATGATTCTCGTCAGTTCCGGGGTAACCGACGGCGTTCGGAAGTTCATCGCCGAAGAACGTGACATGGACTGTTGGGAGGAGTACGTCGTCGGATTCTACTTCCGACTCGCGCTCCTCCTTGCGGTCGTCGGGTCCGGGATTCTCGCGCTCGCAACCTGGAGCGGCGTCGTCGGGCGGATATTCGGACAACAGTACGAGTTGTACTTCTACCTGCTCACGGTGATGACCATTGCGAGCCAACTCCGGGCGTACAGCCGCCGGACGCTGATGGGCTTCGGCTTGGAACGTTACTCCGAGCCGTTAAAAGTGGTTCAGCGAGTTGCGTTCGTCGTCGTCGCACTTCCACTCGTTTACGTGATGAAAGACCGCGGCCTGCTCGAAATCGCGGTTGCTGGTGCACTCGTCGGAAAAATTGCGGCCGCGACCGCGGTCGCAGTCATCGGGTTCTATCTCATCTTCCGGCGCGTTTCCCTGCGAAGCCTCCTTCGCCCGACGCCGGAGGATTTCCCGCGACGCACGATGCTGACATTCAATTCGCTGTCTATCGTGCTGATCTTCCTCCTGATGTCGCTCTACCACGTGGACATTCTAATGTTGCAGGCGCTCGCGGACAACGTGCAGGTCGGCTACTATCGGGCGGCGCTCAAGCTTGCGGAGTTCCTGTGGTTCGTTCCGCTGGCGCTTCAAACGGTCTTCGTCCACTCGACCTCGGAACTGTGGTCGAACGACAGAACCGAGAAGATTTCCGACCTCGCAGCGCGGACGACGCGATACACGTTCCTTCTCACAGCTATCATGGCGCTCGGTTTGGCGGTGCTCGCGGACATTGCCGTCCCAGTGTACTTCGGTTCGCAGTACATGCCCGCAGTGATTCCCCTACTCTTGCTCCTCCCGGGTGCGCTCGGGTTCGCGGTCGCGCGACCCATCCTCGCCATCGCACAGGGGAAAGGGAACCTCAAATATCCGATTGCGGCCACAGGAACCGCGGCAACTATCAACCTCGCATTGAACGCCCTCCTCATTCCACGATATGGGATGCACGGTGCCGCGATTTCCACGAGCATCGGCTACGGCCTGATGTTCGTGTTCCACCTCTGGAGTGCTCGGAAAGTCGGTTTCGACCCACTGTCGGACGCTCGTCTCGGACGCGTTTTCGCTGCGACAGTGCTCTCTTTCCCACCCGTATTCTTGTTCTCCCGGCTACTGGACGTGCGCCTGAACCTGCTGGGAACCGAGTTCCCGCTGTCGATACTTATCGTGCCACCGCTCGGCCTCGCAGTGTTCCTGTTTTTCGCCTTCGGGACGGGAGCACTCGATTTCGACGAAGTGTTTGATATGCTTTCGTCCCTTCCAGAACCCATCTGTTCGCGCACTGAAATGCTTCGAAACAAGGTTAAAAAGATGTCATCCAACTCAATGCAGCAAATGATGGTCGTCGTCGGCGTCCTGCTCTTCGTCTCCGGAATTGGGTATGCGTTCCTCGACCCCGGACTGGGAGTGCTCGGCGACGATTCCGACAATGAACCGCAAATGACCACGGAACCGCCGGAAACAACGACAGTCACCGAGACGACGGACGGAACGACTCCGACGGACTCGACGACAGAAGAAGAGACGACGCCGGAGAGTACGACGAAACCGCCGTCTACGACACCACCGGAGGAAACCACGGAGGAAGCACCCGACGAGACGACGGAGGAGACGGAAGAGCCGTCCGACCCACCGTCCACGACGAGTACGTCGGCCCCACCGAGTACGACCAGTGAACCGCCGGAAACGACGAGCACGGCGCCACCAAGCACGACTAGCGAACCACCGACGACAACGAGTACGACACCGGCGGAAACGACGACCAGCACCACGTCATCCACAACGAGTACGACAACGTCCACCACGACGGAACAGACGACTACCACAACCACGACGGACACGGCGGGAACGAACTCGACGACACAGTCCAACAGTCTGACGCAGACCGAAACGACGCAAACCGGAACGGCACAGACGAACACAGAAACCACGCAATCGACCACGATGACGTTAGGTACGGAAATCACGTCGAGTACGGCGACCACGCAGACAAACACGACCGACGACGGTTGGTTTAGCGTTAGACTGTGA
- a CDS encoding asparagine synthase-related protein, with the protein MNKEIFGVFGDRDEFERFRSEREFDDVVTSDVATVGIRDTGLGIPGRSASYSGKLGSCVIWGEAYPNKRGWTEPARWLLEQYSEKGKDAIKALNGSYLAFIEHEGDAVVLTDMIRSWECFYTDDPGVRVFGSDAAEVAKTVDNPTMRRQSVGEFLHMGVILGNKTLFHELHRTSFDGYLTADEVGDLDRFVYDEQEMDYAGELADRMQRAIRRRSRQPGKKGLLLSAGYDSRTLLSQFPEIEHCYTVGMPDAQEVKVARRLAKQYNVDHTTLVTNDRYIMPGEQKVRDTNGIKESIHIHHAGYNNDIEVDTMYHGLLFDTLLRGFGHKRSEFELLGKTLPLKRMEDDPDPVEASLDNFGFLPNRSRKVAEQYADDSDAAGEFVRNAIASEFDRCWGRTDSVQNALSLFSISNQPTIPFRTHLADNYLESFIAADTELLEWHLQTPPRYRTTATFIRAIRQLDDGLFRHRPPDRPYMSTLLSEMERFARRKLPFVQSFEPAWPDRQQIYDRYNLDQRLFPKHETIHELPSRHKLRINDMVGWVAQCSETAVNPTDVLYMPSEDGGADEIRSEN; encoded by the coding sequence ATGAATAAAGAAATATTCGGCGTCTTCGGTGACCGGGACGAGTTCGAGCGATTTCGTTCGGAGCGCGAGTTCGACGATGTCGTAACGAGCGACGTTGCGACCGTCGGGATTCGGGATACCGGACTCGGTATTCCCGGACGAAGTGCCTCCTACTCCGGCAAACTCGGTTCGTGTGTTATCTGGGGAGAGGCATATCCAAACAAGCGTGGCTGGACGGAGCCTGCTCGCTGGTTGCTAGAACAGTATTCGGAGAAAGGAAAAGACGCCATCAAGGCGCTTAACGGGTCGTACCTCGCGTTCATCGAACACGAGGGCGATGCGGTGGTTCTCACCGACATGATTCGTTCGTGGGAATGTTTCTACACGGACGACCCCGGCGTTCGGGTGTTCGGCTCCGACGCGGCGGAAGTGGCGAAAACCGTCGATAACCCGACCATGCGCAGGCAGTCGGTCGGCGAGTTCCTCCATATGGGCGTCATTCTCGGAAACAAGACGCTGTTTCACGAACTCCACCGCACCTCCTTCGACGGCTATCTGACGGCCGACGAGGTCGGTGACTTAGACCGGTTCGTCTACGACGAACAGGAGATGGACTACGCGGGCGAGCTTGCAGACCGCATGCAACGGGCGATTCGACGGCGTTCCCGTCAGCCCGGCAAGAAAGGACTGCTGCTGTCGGCGGGGTACGATTCGCGGACGCTGTTGTCGCAATTCCCCGAAATCGAACACTGCTACACGGTCGGAATGCCCGACGCACAGGAAGTGAAAGTCGCTCGCAGACTGGCTAAACAGTACAACGTAGACCACACGACGCTGGTGACGAACGACCGCTACATCATGCCCGGCGAGCAGAAAGTGCGGGATACGAATGGTATCAAAGAGTCCATTCACATCCACCACGCGGGTTACAACAACGACATCGAAGTGGACACGATGTACCACGGACTGCTGTTCGACACGCTTCTGCGCGGATTCGGCCACAAACGAAGCGAATTCGAACTACTCGGCAAGACGCTTCCGCTGAAGCGGATGGAAGACGACCCAGACCCCGTCGAAGCCTCACTCGACAACTTTGGGTTCCTTCCCAACCGAAGCCGGAAAGTTGCAGAGCAGTATGCGGACGATTCGGATGCGGCCGGAGAGTTCGTGCGCAACGCCATCGCAAGCGAATTCGACCGCTGTTGGGGACGTACCGACTCGGTGCAGAACGCGCTGTCGCTGTTCAGCATCAGCAACCAGCCAACGATTCCGTTCCGGACGCATCTCGCGGACAACTACCTCGAATCGTTCATCGCGGCAGATACGGAACTGCTCGAATGGCACCTGCAGACGCCGCCGAGATACCGAACCACGGCGACGTTCATCCGCGCAATTCGACAGTTAGATGATGGACTTTTCCGCCATCGGCCACCAGACCGACCGTACATGTCCACGCTCCTGTCGGAGATGGAGCGATTCGCACGGCGAAAGCTCCCGTTCGTGCAGTCGTTCGAGCCGGCGTGGCCGGACAGACAACAGATATACGACCGATACAACTTAGACCAGCGGTTGTTCCCGAAACACGAGACGATTCACGAGCTGCCCTCGCGCCACAAACTCCGAATCAACGATATGGTCGGCTGGGTCGCACAGTGCTCGGAGACGGCAGTCAACCCGACTGACGTCCTCTATATGCCCAGCGAAGACGGCGGAGCGGACGAAATTCGATCCGAGAACTGA
- a CDS encoding twin-arginine translocation signal domain-containing protein: MTHKIDTRDANCTDNTESNKGTTRRTFLKGVSAAGLCAAGTQAMSDRVSAHHGYLDDYGTVVNMVEDAGADPNGDEPINDLLEEYADDDTMLLFPPGRYRMNRQFRFTGFEHFAIVGQYNVTIVPDNYHDFDDGGDWNYRLFRLGIDYNPGRDLLFEDINIDQTADDTGVRVLEAAVEDDLTVRNVNVHGEHDSGAWGPGRFVVTDPDGSGVVENFNAPDGGDWSENTPGDKLWRGPTGIICNNGNRGTIAFKDCSLGAFPDNGLYAANGSGKVIVDGGLYKNSQTASVRVGGNNSVVKNAKIIVDDSSGRGNQHALRVESSNYLRIENCDIEVSDPNGDAIKTMDVDILVFDGVELRTSGSDVVHGLVLQSKNKKARIKNSKFVHEADGGFSLWIEPSDEPAYIENCVFKGEGGHESARAAIRCERDGTQFRNVAVEQMGTSRRRALVNTASDVLIYEGDYRSREYPIIDHGNDVWIEGIYSRSERDLPGLKLSSSSDNAYIKKNNIVNGIRDDSGEASGWGNNFSL, translated from the coding sequence ATGACTCACAAAATCGACACACGGGACGCAAACTGCACTGACAACACGGAATCGAACAAGGGAACGACTCGACGAACCTTCTTGAAAGGCGTAAGCGCCGCAGGGCTGTGCGCCGCGGGCACGCAAGCGATGTCCGACCGAGTGAGTGCACACCACGGATATTTGGACGACTACGGAACGGTCGTCAATATGGTCGAAGACGCCGGTGCCGACCCGAACGGTGACGAACCCATCAACGACCTGCTAGAAGAGTATGCAGACGACGACACGATGCTTCTCTTCCCGCCGGGACGCTACCGCATGAACCGGCAGTTCCGTTTCACCGGATTCGAGCACTTTGCCATCGTTGGCCAGTACAACGTCACCATTGTCCCTGACAACTACCACGACTTCGACGACGGCGGTGACTGGAACTACCGCCTCTTCCGACTCGGAATCGACTACAACCCCGGACGTGACCTCCTGTTCGAGGACATCAACATCGACCAAACCGCAGACGACACCGGTGTTCGTGTTCTTGAGGCCGCCGTCGAGGACGATTTGACGGTTCGAAACGTCAACGTCCACGGCGAACACGACAGCGGAGCATGGGGTCCGGGACGTTTCGTCGTCACCGACCCCGACGGAAGCGGCGTCGTGGAGAACTTCAACGCGCCGGACGGCGGCGACTGGTCGGAAAACACACCGGGAGATAAGCTCTGGCGCGGCCCGACGGGTATCATCTGTAACAACGGGAACAGAGGGACGATAGCGTTCAAAGACTGCTCACTCGGTGCGTTTCCGGACAACGGTCTGTACGCCGCAAACGGTTCCGGGAAAGTCATCGTTGACGGTGGTCTCTACAAAAACAGCCAGACCGCGAGCGTCCGTGTCGGTGGCAACAACAGCGTCGTGAAAAACGCGAAGATAATCGTGGACGACAGCAGCGGCCGCGGAAATCAACACGCGCTTCGCGTCGAGAGCAGTAACTACCTCCGCATAGAAAATTGTGACATCGAAGTCAGCGACCCCAACGGCGATGCCATCAAAACGATGGACGTGGATATTCTCGTCTTCGACGGCGTCGAACTTCGAACGTCTGGAAGCGACGTCGTTCACGGACTCGTTCTCCAATCGAAGAACAAAAAAGCGCGAATCAAGAACTCGAAATTCGTCCACGAAGCAGACGGCGGATTTTCACTCTGGATAGAACCCAGCGACGAGCCTGCCTACATCGAAAATTGCGTGTTTAAAGGAGAGGGCGGTCACGAGAGCGCGCGTGCCGCGATTCGCTGTGAGCGCGACGGAACGCAGTTCAGAAACGTTGCGGTCGAACAGATGGGCACGTCACGACGCCGAGCATTGGTGAACACGGCTTCCGACGTGCTGATTTACGAAGGTGACTACCGCTCCCGCGAATATCCCATCATCGACCACGGCAACGACGTGTGGATAGAAGGAATCTACTCCCGCTCCGAACGAGATCTCCCCGGACTCAAACTGTCGAGTTCGTCCGATAACGCATACATCAAAAAGAACAACATCGTCAACGGAATCCGCGACGATAGCGGCGAAGCAAGCGGCTGGGGGAATAACTTTAGCCTCTAA
- a CDS encoding glycosyltransferase: protein MSSDTHAQVTEPPDAGDVPRTEDALKKGEVPRNHDLDGLADKNLLIVSHSYNHFVKGQVDVLADYFNEVYVLVRYNRFADVAEYLPIDYAKPFSKSAKINVEDKPANVTVVSTPLLYLPIDLHRRYLGDQHVLKLKRTLANLAVEFDVIHSHLTWTAGYAGTVLGKQLGIPSVLTVHENHDLFVEQLESSNDKINRTWRDADAIVRVNQQDQDTLRRFNDDVYYISNGFSQDRLRRVPQAEAKAEIGVPEDTRLLFALGHLKERKGFQHLINVMPEIVEAEGEVVCAIGGHGGMRADLEARIEELGLDDRVRLLGYVSNEDLKYWMSASDAFVLPSYSESFGLVQLEAMACGSPVVSTINGGSEEVVTSEDHGFLIDSPEDHNALADAVVRALQKDWNRDGIEAHAEQFTWERVCVDIAHLYAELLEL from the coding sequence ATGTCGAGCGACACGCACGCGCAGGTCACCGAACCGCCAGACGCGGGGGACGTGCCACGAACGGAGGATGCACTCAAAAAAGGTGAGGTACCGCGAAATCACGATTTGGACGGACTGGCGGACAAAAACCTGCTCATCGTCTCGCACAGCTACAACCATTTCGTCAAGGGGCAGGTGGACGTGCTCGCCGACTATTTCAACGAAGTGTACGTTCTCGTCCGATACAACCGGTTCGCGGACGTCGCCGAATATCTCCCCATCGACTACGCGAAACCGTTCAGCAAGAGCGCGAAAATCAACGTCGAAGACAAACCGGCCAACGTGACGGTCGTCAGCACACCACTGCTTTATCTCCCTATCGACCTTCACCGCCGATATCTCGGCGACCAACACGTGTTGAAGTTAAAGCGGACGCTCGCCAACCTCGCCGTCGAGTTCGACGTGATTCATTCCCATCTAACGTGGACTGCTGGCTACGCCGGAACCGTCCTCGGGAAGCAACTCGGTATTCCGTCAGTTCTCACAGTTCATGAGAATCATGACCTGTTCGTGGAGCAACTCGAATCCTCGAACGACAAAATAAATCGAACGTGGCGGGACGCCGACGCCATCGTTCGCGTGAATCAGCAAGACCAAGACACGCTTCGACGGTTCAACGACGACGTGTACTACATCTCGAACGGCTTCAGCCAAGACCGCCTTCGCCGAGTGCCGCAGGCCGAGGCGAAGGCGGAAATCGGTGTCCCGGAGGATACGAGACTACTGTTCGCGCTCGGCCATCTAAAAGAACGGAAGGGGTTCCAGCATCTCATCAACGTGATGCCCGAAATCGTCGAAGCAGAGGGTGAAGTCGTCTGTGCAATCGGCGGTCACGGCGGAATGCGGGCCGACCTCGAAGCAAGAATCGAGGAGTTAGGACTCGACGATCGCGTCCGTCTGCTTGGCTACGTGTCGAACGAGGACTTGAAATACTGGATGAGTGCCAGCGACGCCTTCGTCCTGCCGAGTTACAGCGAGAGTTTCGGCCTCGTGCAGTTGGAAGCGATGGCCTGCGGGTCACCCGTCGTCTCGACGATAAACGGTGGAAGCGAAGAAGTCGTCACCTCAGAAGACCACGGCTTCCTCATCGACAGCCCGGAAGATCACAACGCACTCGCGGATGCTGTCGTGCGCGCGCTTCAGAAGGATTGGAACCGCGATGGAATCGAAGCACACGCAGAACAGTTCACGTGGGAGCGCGTCTGTGTAGACATTGCGCATCTCTACGCCGAACTGCTCGAACTGTAG
- a CDS encoding FkbM family methyltransferase: MSSKKITTGMVQMGRRALSTPPARSVIERLGLQSTLSRAYWQLLFRTSGGTHTQQVGSVSTTFHASTADDFRHYRTLVDERPVLADLLSRLEPDDVFYDVGAYIGSYTCLAATALSEGEVVTFEPRREKAMHIEANLTRNGLQADVRLEALSDENGEATFSTDGVAQISETGTEQVVLKNGDELVETGEVPPPTVIKLDVEGAELDAIRGLEATLSRPECRLVYCEVHPTFLDEYGADEDDVLTALEECGFTVETIHDRGVEYFVRAEKQ, from the coding sequence ATGTCTTCGAAAAAGATTACTACGGGAATGGTTCAGATGGGCAGACGTGCGCTCTCGACGCCGCCCGCCCGAAGCGTTATCGAACGTCTCGGACTCCAATCGACACTCTCTCGTGCCTACTGGCAGTTGCTCTTTCGAACCAGTGGAGGAACGCACACACAGCAAGTGGGTAGCGTCAGCACAACCTTTCACGCTTCGACGGCAGACGACTTTCGTCACTATCGGACGCTGGTAGACGAACGTCCCGTCCTCGCTGACCTCCTCTCCCGATTGGAGCCGGACGACGTGTTCTACGACGTCGGCGCGTACATCGGTAGCTACACCTGTCTCGCCGCGACGGCGCTCTCCGAGGGGGAGGTCGTGACGTTCGAACCGCGAAGGGAGAAGGCGATGCACATCGAAGCAAATCTCACACGCAACGGTTTGCAGGCCGACGTGCGACTGGAAGCACTTTCGGACGAAAACGGTGAAGCGACGTTTTCAACGGACGGAGTCGCGCAGATTTCGGAAACCGGAACCGAACAGGTCGTTCTCAAAAATGGCGACGAGTTGGTTGAAACGGGTGAAGTGCCACCACCGACAGTCATCAAACTCGACGTGGAGGGTGCAGAACTAGACGCGATTCGCGGCCTCGAAGCGACGCTCTCACGACCCGAATGTCGGCTGGTGTACTGCGAAGTCCATCCGACGTTCCTCGACGAATACGGAGCGGACGAAGACGACGTTCTGACAGCACTGGAAGAGTGCGGGTTCACAGTCGAAACGATACACGACCGCGGAGTGGAGTATTTCGTCCGAGCGGAGAAACAGTAG
- a CDS encoding polysaccharide deacetylase family protein, translating into MKRQTRRTFLTTVGAAGTLGLAGCSGIGDSGGDTTSPDGTDGNGTSSTTDGKNPSNGDDPQSGPQTFENFEKLGPWKAVDGHGSLKKSTKQKVEGSQSAHVVGSQDTKQGQIHRINFGGNPADFSNKNLSLAFKCTTHDFMKVAVQLYAPDRGHIVEMKRTLYGPKGKWVRVNLGVTGHNDPKNIDLSKVYEVRIIGRPSDPNTSTPIEFFVDDLKTVPAPKKGMVMLTFDDGLESQYTKAYKMMKEYDFPGVDAVITDAVYDDGFLTRIQMNEMVEDGWDMIAHPNTQATPLDQRSKKEQESLMKESKQWLKQYGYDGHKFMAVPKNVVGPNTFDLAKKHFDVTMSFGASPNALPAIKKNTIISRMYGENNMQATKESIDFAAKYKQLSPLIFHKIGGDGLAENKFKEILKYINKKNVEVVTLSDLEKKGMLI; encoded by the coding sequence ATGAAACGACAGACACGACGTACGTTCCTGACGACGGTCGGAGCGGCCGGTACTCTTGGTCTTGCTGGCTGTTCCGGTATCGGTGACTCCGGCGGCGATACGACCTCTCCTGACGGTACCGACGGCAACGGAACGTCCTCCACGACCGATGGTAAGAACCCCTCCAATGGGGACGATCCGCAGAGCGGGCCACAGACGTTCGAGAACTTCGAAAAGCTCGGCCCGTGGAAGGCGGTTGACGGCCACGGGAGCCTCAAAAAGAGTACGAAGCAGAAAGTCGAAGGCTCGCAGTCGGCCCACGTCGTCGGTAGCCAGGACACCAAACAGGGACAGATTCACCGCATCAACTTCGGTGGCAACCCAGCTGATTTCAGCAACAAGAATCTCTCTCTCGCTTTCAAGTGTACGACGCACGACTTCATGAAAGTCGCCGTCCAGTTGTATGCACCCGACCGTGGTCACATCGTCGAGATGAAGCGAACGCTCTACGGCCCGAAAGGAAAGTGGGTTCGCGTTAATCTCGGCGTTACCGGCCATAATGACCCGAAGAACATCGACCTCTCGAAGGTGTATGAGGTTCGTATCATCGGCCGCCCGAGCGACCCCAACACGAGTACGCCGATCGAGTTCTTCGTGGACGACCTCAAAACGGTGCCCGCCCCGAAAAAGGGGATGGTGATGCTGACCTTCGACGACGGCCTCGAATCGCAGTACACGAAGGCGTACAAGATGATGAAGGAGTACGACTTCCCGGGAGTGGACGCCGTCATCACCGACGCCGTCTACGACGACGGGTTCCTCACTCGAATCCAGATGAACGAGATGGTCGAGGACGGATGGGATATGATCGCTCATCCGAACACGCAGGCAACTCCGTTAGACCAGCGCTCGAAAAAGGAGCAGGAAAGTCTGATGAAGGAGTCAAAGCAGTGGCTCAAACAGTACGGCTACGACGGCCACAAATTCATGGCCGTCCCGAAAAACGTCGTCGGGCCGAACACCTTCGACCTCGCAAAGAAACACTTCGATGTGACGATGTCGTTCGGTGCGTCGCCCAACGCACTCCCTGCCATCAAGAAGAACACCATCATCTCGCGGATGTACGGTGAAAACAACATGCAAGCGACCAAGGAGTCTATCGACTTCGCGGCGAAATATAAGCAGTTGTCGCCGCTTATCTTCCACAAAATCGGTGGCGATGGTCTGGCCGAGAACAAGTTCAAGGAAATCCTCAAATACATCAACAAGAAAAACGTCGAAGTCGTCACCCTCTCCGACTTGGAAAAGAAGGGTATGCTCATCTAA